In Phragmites australis chromosome 16, lpPhrAust1.1, whole genome shotgun sequence, one DNA window encodes the following:
- the LOC133895586 gene encoding plasma membrane ATPase-like isoform X2, producing MWNPLSWVMEAAAIMAIALAMPPPPDWQDFIGIVALLLINSGISYWEESNAGSAAEALMANLAPKTKVLRDGRWSEKDAAVLVPGDVISIKLGDIVPADARLLEGDPLKIDQSALTGESLPVTKNPGDSVYSGSTCKQGEIDAVVIATGVHTFFGKAAHLVDSTNQVGHFQKVLKAIGNFCIAAITVGIVVEIIVMYLVQHRRYREGIDNLLVLLIGGIPIAMPTVLSVTMAIGSHRLSLQGAITKRMTAIEEMAGMDVLCSDKTGTLTLNKLNVDPDLIEIFVKGINNDDVLLLAARASRIENQDAIDAAMVGRLADPTEARAGIKEVHFLPFNPVDKRTALTYTNLDDGSWHRVSKGAPEQILTLCNCGQDVKKKVHAVIDKYAERGLRSLAVARQEVPEKSKDSPGDPWQFVALLPLFDPPRHDSAETIKKALNLGVNVKMITGDQLAIAKETGRRLGMGTNMYPSSALLGQCKDESIASMPVDDLIEKADGFAGVFPEHKYEIVKRLQERKHICGMTGDGVNDAPALKKADIGIAVADATDAARSASDIVLTEPGLSVIISAVLTSRSIFQRMKNYTIYAVSITIRIVLGFMLIALIWKFDFSPFMILVIAILNDGTIMTISKDRVKPSPHPDSWKLNEIFFTGIVYGSYLAVMTVIFFWAMRSTDFFSSMFHVRPLHGSRDEMMSALYLQVSIISQALIFVTRSRGLCFVERPGFLLCLSFVLAQIIATLLAVYANFGFAHIRGVGWGWAGVIWLYSVVTFLPLDVFKFGIRYALSGKAWDTLFEHKIAFTSKKDYGREEREAQWASAQRTLHGLQTPELAGILNERSSYRELSEITEQAKRRAEVARLRELSTLKGQMESVVKLKGLDIEGIQQHYTV from the exons ATGTGGAACCCGCTGTCGTGGGTGATGGAGGCAGCGGCGATCATGGCCATCGCGCTagccatgccgccgccgccggactgGCAGGACTTCATCGGCATCGTGGCGCTGCTGCTGATCAACTCCGGCATCTCCTACTGGGAGGAGAGCAACGCCGGCAGCGCGGCCGAGGCGCTCATGGCCAACCTCGCGCCCAAGACCAAGGTGCTCCGCGACGGCCGATGGAGCGAGAAGGACGCGGCGGTGCTCGTCCCCGGCGACGTCATCAGCATCAAGCTCGGCGACATCGTCCCGGCCGACGCGCGCCTACTCGAGGGCGACCCGCTCAAGATCGACCAGTCGGCGCTCACCGGCGAGTCGCTGCCGGTCACCAAGAACCCTGGCGACAGCGTCTACTCGGGCTCCACCTGCAAGCAGGGCGAGATCGATGCCGTCGTCATCGCCACCGGCGTTCACACCTTCTTCGGTAAGGCGGCACACCTCGTCGACagcaccaaccaggtcggccactTCCAGAAGGTGCTCAAGGCCATCGGCAACTTCTGCATCGCCGCCATCACCGTCGGCATTGTCGTCGAGATCATCGTCATGTACCTCGTCCAACACCGCCGGTACCGCGAAGGCATCGATAACCTCCTGGTGCTCCTCATCGGCGGCATCCCCATCGCGATGCCCACCGTGCTCTCCGTCACCATGGCCATCGGCTCGCACCGGCTGTCGCTGCAGGGCGCCATCACCAAGCGCATGACCGCCATCGAGGAGATGGCTGGCATGGACGTGCTCTGCAGCGACAAGACGGGCACGCTCACCCTCAACAAGCTCAACGTCGACCCCGACCTCATCGAGATCTTCGTCAAGGGCATCAACAACGATGACGTCCTCCTGCTCGCCGCCAGGGCCTCGAGGATCGAGAACCAGGACGCCATCGACGCCGCCATGGTCGGCAGGCTCGCGGACCCCACGGAGGCCAGGGCCGGCATCAAGGAGGTGCACTTCCTCCCCTTCAACCCCGTCGACAAGCGCACCGCCCTCACCTACACCAACCTCGACGACGGCAGCTGGCACCGCGTCAGCAAGGGCGCCCCCGAGCAGATCCTGACCCTGTGCAACTGCGGACAGGATGTGAAGAAGAAGGTGCACGCCGTGATCGACAAGTACGCCGAGCGCGGCCTGCGATCTCTCGCAGTCGCCAGACAGGAGGTACCGGAGAAGAGCAAGGACAGCCCCGGCGATCCATGGCAGTTCGTCGCCCTGCTTCCCCTCTTCGACCCGCCGAGGCATGACAGCGCCGAGACCATCAAGAAGGCGCTCAACCTCGGCGTCAATGTCAAGATGATCACTG GTGATCAACTTGCCATTGCTAAGGAGACCGGCAGGAGGCTCGGGATGGGCACGAACATGTACCCCTCGTCGGCGCTGCTCGGGCAGTGCAAAGATGAATCCATTGCCTCCATGCCTGTGGACGATTTGATCGAGAAGGCCGACGGCTTTGCCGGCGTCTTCCCCG AGCACAAGTACGAGATCGTAAAAAGACTGCAGGAGAGGAAGCACATCTGCGGGATGACCGGAGACGGCGTGAACGACGCGCCCGCGCTGAAGAAGGCGGACATCGGGATCGCCGTTGCAGACGCGACCGACGCGGCCAGGAGCGCATCAGACATTGTGCTGACTGAACCCGGGCTCAGCGTGATCATCAGCGCCGTGCTCACTAGCCGGTCTATCTTCCAGAGGATGAAGAACTACACT atttacgCGGTGTCTATAACAATTCGTATCGTG CTCGGGTTCATGCTGATCGCGCTGATCTGGAAGTTTGATTTCTCACCGTTCATGATCCTTGTCATAGCCATCCTCAACGACG GCACGATCATGACGATCTCCAAGGACCGGGTGAAGCCATCCCCGCACCCGGACAGCTGGAAGCTCAACGAGATCTTCTTCACCGGCATCGTCTACGGGTCCTACCTCGCCGTCATGACCGTCATCTTCTTCTGGGCCATGCGGAGCACCGACTTCTTCTCG AGCATGTTCCACGTGAGGCCGCTGCACGGCAGCCGGGATGAGATGATGTCGGCGCTGTACCTGCAGGTGAGCATCATCAGCCAGGCGCTCATCTTCGTGACGCGTTCCCGCGGCTTGTGCTTCGTCGAGCGCCCCGGGTTCCTCCTCTGCCTCTCTTTCGTCCTCGCACAGATC ATTGCCACTCTTCTCGCGGTGTACGCCAACTTCGGGTTCGCGCACATCCGTGGCGTCGGGTGGGGCTGGGCGGGCGTGATCTGGCTGTACAGCGTCGTCACCTTCCTGCCCCTCGACGTGTTCAAGTTCGGCATCCGATACGCGCTGAGCGGGAAGGCGTGGGACACGCTGTTCGAGCACAAGATCGCGTTCACGAGCAAGAAGGACTACGGCcgggaggagcgggaggcgcaGTGGGCGTCGGCGCAGAGGACGCTGCACGGCCTGCAGACGCCGGAGCTGGCGGGCATCCTCAACGAGCGCAGCAGCTACAGGGAGCTCTCGGAGATCACCGAGCAGGCCAAGCGCCGCGCCGAGGTCGCAAG GCTGCGGGAGCTGAGCACGCTCAAGGGGCAGATGGAGTCGGTGGTGAAGCTCAAGGGCCTCGACATTGAAGGCATCCAGCAGCACTACACCGTATGA
- the LOC133895586 gene encoding plasma membrane ATPase-like isoform X1 — MAGLEEIKNEAVDLENIPVEEVFQSLKCTKQGLSIEEAEERIAVFGPNKLEEKKESKLLKFLGFMWNPLSWVMEAAAIMAIALAMPPPPDWQDFIGIVALLLINSGISYWEESNAGSAAEALMANLAPKTKVLRDGRWSEKDAAVLVPGDVISIKLGDIVPADARLLEGDPLKIDQSALTGESLPVTKNPGDSVYSGSTCKQGEIDAVVIATGVHTFFGKAAHLVDSTNQVGHFQKVLKAIGNFCIAAITVGIVVEIIVMYLVQHRRYREGIDNLLVLLIGGIPIAMPTVLSVTMAIGSHRLSLQGAITKRMTAIEEMAGMDVLCSDKTGTLTLNKLNVDPDLIEIFVKGINNDDVLLLAARASRIENQDAIDAAMVGRLADPTEARAGIKEVHFLPFNPVDKRTALTYTNLDDGSWHRVSKGAPEQILTLCNCGQDVKKKVHAVIDKYAERGLRSLAVARQEVPEKSKDSPGDPWQFVALLPLFDPPRHDSAETIKKALNLGVNVKMITGDQLAIAKETGRRLGMGTNMYPSSALLGQCKDESIASMPVDDLIEKADGFAGVFPEHKYEIVKRLQERKHICGMTGDGVNDAPALKKADIGIAVADATDAARSASDIVLTEPGLSVIISAVLTSRSIFQRMKNYTIYAVSITIRIVLGFMLIALIWKFDFSPFMILVIAILNDGTIMTISKDRVKPSPHPDSWKLNEIFFTGIVYGSYLAVMTVIFFWAMRSTDFFSSMFHVRPLHGSRDEMMSALYLQVSIISQALIFVTRSRGLCFVERPGFLLCLSFVLAQIIATLLAVYANFGFAHIRGVGWGWAGVIWLYSVVTFLPLDVFKFGIRYALSGKAWDTLFEHKIAFTSKKDYGREEREAQWASAQRTLHGLQTPELAGILNERSSYRELSEITEQAKRRAEVARLRELSTLKGQMESVVKLKGLDIEGIQQHYTV, encoded by the exons ATGGCGGGACTGGAGGAGATCAAGAATGAAGCCGTCGATCTG GAGAACATCCCGGTGGAGGAGGTCTTCCAGAGTCTCAAATGCACCAAGCAAGGCCTCTCCATCGAGGAGGCAGAGGAGCGCATCGCCGTCTTCGGACCCAACAAGCTCGAGGAGAAGAAG GAGAGCAAGCTGCTCAAGTTCTTAGGGTTCATGTGGAACCCGCTGTCGTGGGTGATGGAGGCAGCGGCGATCATGGCCATCGCGCTagccatgccgccgccgccggactgGCAGGACTTCATCGGCATCGTGGCGCTGCTGCTGATCAACTCCGGCATCTCCTACTGGGAGGAGAGCAACGCCGGCAGCGCGGCCGAGGCGCTCATGGCCAACCTCGCGCCCAAGACCAAGGTGCTCCGCGACGGCCGATGGAGCGAGAAGGACGCGGCGGTGCTCGTCCCCGGCGACGTCATCAGCATCAAGCTCGGCGACATCGTCCCGGCCGACGCGCGCCTACTCGAGGGCGACCCGCTCAAGATCGACCAGTCGGCGCTCACCGGCGAGTCGCTGCCGGTCACCAAGAACCCTGGCGACAGCGTCTACTCGGGCTCCACCTGCAAGCAGGGCGAGATCGATGCCGTCGTCATCGCCACCGGCGTTCACACCTTCTTCGGTAAGGCGGCACACCTCGTCGACagcaccaaccaggtcggccactTCCAGAAGGTGCTCAAGGCCATCGGCAACTTCTGCATCGCCGCCATCACCGTCGGCATTGTCGTCGAGATCATCGTCATGTACCTCGTCCAACACCGCCGGTACCGCGAAGGCATCGATAACCTCCTGGTGCTCCTCATCGGCGGCATCCCCATCGCGATGCCCACCGTGCTCTCCGTCACCATGGCCATCGGCTCGCACCGGCTGTCGCTGCAGGGCGCCATCACCAAGCGCATGACCGCCATCGAGGAGATGGCTGGCATGGACGTGCTCTGCAGCGACAAGACGGGCACGCTCACCCTCAACAAGCTCAACGTCGACCCCGACCTCATCGAGATCTTCGTCAAGGGCATCAACAACGATGACGTCCTCCTGCTCGCCGCCAGGGCCTCGAGGATCGAGAACCAGGACGCCATCGACGCCGCCATGGTCGGCAGGCTCGCGGACCCCACGGAGGCCAGGGCCGGCATCAAGGAGGTGCACTTCCTCCCCTTCAACCCCGTCGACAAGCGCACCGCCCTCACCTACACCAACCTCGACGACGGCAGCTGGCACCGCGTCAGCAAGGGCGCCCCCGAGCAGATCCTGACCCTGTGCAACTGCGGACAGGATGTGAAGAAGAAGGTGCACGCCGTGATCGACAAGTACGCCGAGCGCGGCCTGCGATCTCTCGCAGTCGCCAGACAGGAGGTACCGGAGAAGAGCAAGGACAGCCCCGGCGATCCATGGCAGTTCGTCGCCCTGCTTCCCCTCTTCGACCCGCCGAGGCATGACAGCGCCGAGACCATCAAGAAGGCGCTCAACCTCGGCGTCAATGTCAAGATGATCACTG GTGATCAACTTGCCATTGCTAAGGAGACCGGCAGGAGGCTCGGGATGGGCACGAACATGTACCCCTCGTCGGCGCTGCTCGGGCAGTGCAAAGATGAATCCATTGCCTCCATGCCTGTGGACGATTTGATCGAGAAGGCCGACGGCTTTGCCGGCGTCTTCCCCG AGCACAAGTACGAGATCGTAAAAAGACTGCAGGAGAGGAAGCACATCTGCGGGATGACCGGAGACGGCGTGAACGACGCGCCCGCGCTGAAGAAGGCGGACATCGGGATCGCCGTTGCAGACGCGACCGACGCGGCCAGGAGCGCATCAGACATTGTGCTGACTGAACCCGGGCTCAGCGTGATCATCAGCGCCGTGCTCACTAGCCGGTCTATCTTCCAGAGGATGAAGAACTACACT atttacgCGGTGTCTATAACAATTCGTATCGTG CTCGGGTTCATGCTGATCGCGCTGATCTGGAAGTTTGATTTCTCACCGTTCATGATCCTTGTCATAGCCATCCTCAACGACG GCACGATCATGACGATCTCCAAGGACCGGGTGAAGCCATCCCCGCACCCGGACAGCTGGAAGCTCAACGAGATCTTCTTCACCGGCATCGTCTACGGGTCCTACCTCGCCGTCATGACCGTCATCTTCTTCTGGGCCATGCGGAGCACCGACTTCTTCTCG AGCATGTTCCACGTGAGGCCGCTGCACGGCAGCCGGGATGAGATGATGTCGGCGCTGTACCTGCAGGTGAGCATCATCAGCCAGGCGCTCATCTTCGTGACGCGTTCCCGCGGCTTGTGCTTCGTCGAGCGCCCCGGGTTCCTCCTCTGCCTCTCTTTCGTCCTCGCACAGATC ATTGCCACTCTTCTCGCGGTGTACGCCAACTTCGGGTTCGCGCACATCCGTGGCGTCGGGTGGGGCTGGGCGGGCGTGATCTGGCTGTACAGCGTCGTCACCTTCCTGCCCCTCGACGTGTTCAAGTTCGGCATCCGATACGCGCTGAGCGGGAAGGCGTGGGACACGCTGTTCGAGCACAAGATCGCGTTCACGAGCAAGAAGGACTACGGCcgggaggagcgggaggcgcaGTGGGCGTCGGCGCAGAGGACGCTGCACGGCCTGCAGACGCCGGAGCTGGCGGGCATCCTCAACGAGCGCAGCAGCTACAGGGAGCTCTCGGAGATCACCGAGCAGGCCAAGCGCCGCGCCGAGGTCGCAAG GCTGCGGGAGCTGAGCACGCTCAAGGGGCAGATGGAGTCGGTGGTGAAGCTCAAGGGCCTCGACATTGAAGGCATCCAGCAGCACTACACCGTATGA